One Setaria viridis chromosome 5, Setaria_viridis_v4.0, whole genome shotgun sequence genomic region harbors:
- the LOC117858655 gene encoding serine/threonine-protein phosphatase 7 long form homolog, translated as MAHFHLLDQAYDQTHRGRLIAGGQVLPLLRSRAHDGFLALQYDDRYTPLLQMAGLDVISYQVRRGMPRFNSAAITALVDRWRPETHSFHLPFGEMTVTLQDCQKMLGLSIRGQPVTGPCVSDGWRARVAAVLGREVDEQGTRTSGVLISWLREHFGQCPQDADAETVGHYCRAWILHLFACVLFPDATGDTASWMWIHCLTDWHQAGIYSWGSAVLCFLYRQLCEACRRSSGSPSVGGCVYLLQLWMWSRLPVGRPEIMPRRPWFPGEPPRRQPTWAYIWDQVKVSHTRLDRAYLDYINEIDALTAHSVNWQPYDGDDPLPFPLSFVCIQDDDIYRMVCPLICFYAVEYHLPHRVARQFGMRQIWPPQATSTSIELHNVDRKKKRKVSDWPAFHHAYIQEWEQYEQNLDENNEPHTNSAYRQYQSWYQGATRHRLREAWTEDDYADIQSSDDEDTVYDQSTRGGRQVEAGPILDRMVRQLLHFSIFYVRLLRDLVS; from the exons atggcgcacttccaccttctagatcaggcgtacgaccagacccaccgaGGTCGTCTCATAGCGGGAGGGCAG gtccttccgctccttcgttcTAGAGCCCATGATGGGTTTTTGGCGCTGCAGTACGACGACCGCTACACTCCTTTGCTACAGATGGCTGGCCTCGATGTCATCTCGTATCAGGTTCGTCGTGGGATGCCCAGGTTCAATTCAGCGGCTATAACTGCGTTGGTCGACAG GTGGCGAcccgagactcacagctttcacctcccgttcggagagatgacagtgaccctacaggactgtcagaagatgctgggtCTGTCGATTCGGGGCCAGCCAGTCACCGGGCCGTGCGTCTCAGATGGTTGGAGAGCACGAGTCGCAGCCGTCCTGGGGCGAGAGGTTGACGAGCAGGGGACTCGCACATCTGGAGTGCTAATCTCATGGCTGCGGGAACACTTCGGCCAGTGCCCCCAGGACGCGGATGCTGAGACAGTTGGACACTACTGCAGGGCGTGGATACTACACCTCTTTGCCTGCGTTCTTTTCCCAGACGCTACAGGTGACACTGcgtcttggatgtggatccactgcctcactgaCTGGCACCAGGCTGGTATTTACAGCTGGGGATCAGCTGTGTTGTGCTTTCTATATCGgcagctgtgcgaggcgtgccGTCGGTCTTCGGGCTCCCCGTCAGTTGGTGGGTGTGTGTACCTATTGCAATTATGGATGTGGTCCCGTCTTCCTGTTGGTCGGCCCGAGATTATGCCGCGTCGACCGTGGTTTCCAGGTGAGCCGCCGAGACGACAGCCGACATGGGCATATATTTGGGATCAGGTTAAGGTTAGCCATACCAGGTTGGACCGCGCGTACCTggattacatcaacgagatagacgcgctcactgctcatagt gtaaattggcagccttaCGACGGAGACGATccacttccttttccccttagcTTCGTGTGTATTCAGGACGATGATATTTACAGGATGGTGTGCCCTCTTATTTGcttctatgctgtcgagtaccacctgccacatcgagtagcacgccaatttgggatgaggcagatttggccaccacaggcgacctcgactagtatagagttacacaa cgtggatcgaaagaagaaGCGGAAGGTCTCCGACTGGCCCGCGTTCCACCATGCGTATATTCAGGAATGGGAGCAGTACGAGCAGAACTTGGACGAGAACAACGagccgcacacaaacagtgcgtacaggcaataccagagctggtaccaaggtgcgacgcgGCACAGGCTGAGGGAAGCGTGGACGGAAGATGACTACGCCGATATCCAGtcatccgacgatgaagacacggtgtacgatcagagtactcgtggtggaaggcaggtggaggcaggaccaatcctggataggatggtaagacaattgcttcACTTTTCTATATTCTATGTTAGGTTACTTAGAGATTTAGTTAGTTAG